tttttatttgtttcacaTTTTAGTTATTTACATTATCGTGTTGCAATATTTTAGTCATGAAGCGTTAATTGCCATTAATGGTGTAATAGTACGCTGacatgacacgttaaatcatcattttaaaattttttaggttaaattatacaattagtccctatattttgtcattttgagctatttatttattgttatgttatttgaattttcatttctttttctttattttctattctcttcACATTCTTCCTCTATTTTCCTCcattcatttcttttaacgtaatttttctatattttcatttgttaaaactagtccttatagttttttttttgtttttttgaacaATTGGGAAGATCAATCAAAGAGAGGGAGAAACagaaaagaatagaaaataaagaaaaaaagagatttaaaataacataaaaaaataaattaaattgctcaaaacgaaaaaatatgaggactaattgtataatttaacctaaattttttattggaaatgatgatttaacatgccacatCAGCCTATcattacaccattaacgacaTTAACAGCTCAGTaattaaaatgttacaatacgttaacataaatgactaaaacataatattttaaatataagtgactaaaatgtaacatgtgataaacaaaagtgactattttaccagtttatcctttttttattaaattaaaatgttatcTAAAAgccaaatatttaattaaaaatgaaataactaCACATCGAAGTCCCAATAAACAAATTTCAACCATTAACACAATCCGAACAAATATGCCTGGTTTTTTTACTTCTTATGTTGGTGCAAAATTTATACACTTGTTTCATAGAAGGAAGATATtaggttaaaaaattataaagaaaatgaaataagatgaaagttaaaaaaagaaaagaaatgggaaaggttaaagaaagaaaatgatgtatatttattttatttgggtaaataaatttagtaaatgaAGATAAAGCAAATGAATGTTTACAACATTTGTTTGATTAAtctgtgaaaaataaaaaaaatgattataatagttttttttaagtatatggtttttatcttttttagagtacaataatatatcatttttataaaatatattgggtaaaaaaattaatagaataaaaatgTAAGTTCGTATCTTAAGAAAAATATTGTTTTCCTTTTCTTAATTTTACctcaaaattgaaataaataaaaactagatAATTCAAAGGAATTCTTTTTACTTTGCTAAAGAAATCCAAAGAAGGGATAttgctaaaattattttattaaattcacacTCTTTATACccattaaaataaagacatacaacctttttttttaatttgtagttttaaaaactaaatttcaaacttaaaaaaatccatattatatgaaaataggaAGAATTGTAGCAGTGGTAATATTGCTACCGTCTGCATATTGATACCATGAGCGTCAAGTTTATGGAcctttatatgtattttataaaaacaaGCATTTGATGTTGGTAATAAATACACATGTTATATACAGATATGCAACATTTGCTTGTATAATTTCAAAAGTTATAGTTATTTTTGGTCATAAATTATATGTAACACCCAACATTTGATGGCAGGATAAGCCCCCCCTCCTCCCCAAAgttttcaattattaaataaataaaataaatgttaaaaatttagaGTTTGTTCCACATCATAGGTAatagaagattttttttttctacttaTATATAGCCGTCCTATCACATGCTAACAgcaattaaaaaaagaagaagaagaagaagaagagagagaaaATGGTTTCTATTGAGTTATCACCGGAGTTGATTCCCGGTTTACCTGAGGAAATTGGACTCGATTGTTTGATTCGGTTTCATTATTCTACTTACAGAGTCGCAGCTCGAGTCTGCCGACGATGGCAACAGCATCTCCAAAGCAGGGAGTTGCACTATCTCAGAAAGCAAGCCGGATATACCCGTAAAGCGGCTTGCTTAGTTCAATTACTCAATAACACCTCCGATTCTGCTGGGTCAAAGCCGGTTGGTCCGCCCACATACGGCCTTACAGTTTTTGATCCTGTGAGTGGAATCTGGGATAGAATTGACCCGGTTCCCAAGTACCCTTATGGTCTTCCTTTGTTTTGCCAGATAGCAAGCTCTGAAGGAAAGCTAGTGGTGATGGGTGGATGGGACCCCTCAAGTTATGACCCAGTGCGGGATGTCTTCATATACGACTTCACAACTCAGCGGTGGAGACAAGGGAAGCAGATGCCGGAAACTCGATCGTTCTTTGCGCCTGGGGGGTTTGAAGGGCGCATTATTGTGGCGGGTGGTCATGACGAGAACAAGAACGCTTTAAGTACAGCGTGGGAATACGACGTGAACAGGGATGAATGGACCGAGTTGGCTCGGATGAGTCAGGAGCGAGATGAGTGTCAAGGGATGGTGATTGGGTCGGAATTCTGGGTGGTGAGCGGATATAGAACGGATAATCAAGGAGGATTCGAGGGGAGCGCGGAGTTGATGGATTTGAGGACGGGCGAATGGAGACGAATTGAGGAAGCTTGGAAGGAGAGCCAGTGTCCTAGATCTTGCGTGGGTGTTGGGAAAGAGCAGAAACTCTTCTACTGGGGCGACTGTGACTCGGCGATACGAGTGGGAGCATGTGCTGTACCTTTGGGAGAACGGACACTTGTGTGTGGATCAGCTTACCAAGGTGGTCCACAGGGGTTCTTTTTGGTCGAAGGACACGGTGAAAGATTTAAGAGAATCGATGTTCCACCCCAGTTTTCTGGGTTTGTACAATCTGGTTGTTCCCTGGATATCTAATTCCTTTTGTAATGAAGTTGGACGGCTGAGCTGATGGCCGCTTTATGATGAAGTAAATCTAAGATCAGGAAGGATAATATTTGTTTCTTACCTTCAATGCAGCTACGGATGTTGTGTATCATCATTAAAATCTAGCAGCAACAAGATATTTGCATATGCATATGTTTATGGGTGTGTACAAGATTTCGTAATATAACGTGGACATTAGCAATACCTTGTATGTTTTCTTCTTTCAGTCTTTGCTTCTGTAAACCAGAAGATCAATGGATCTCAACAAATAACGAAATCCCACTTCATAGACGCTATGAAAAGGAACTGTCAGTATATTTATAAATAACATATTAAACAAGAAAAAATATGGTACCAACACAACTCAGATTTGCTAGTTCTACCTAATATCCAGTCTCTTTAGCCTTTACGCAACAATATTCACAAGAGCTTGAACGTGGCAACCAAATCTATGACAGAGAACAATAAGAA
This window of the Gossypium hirsutum isolate 1008001.06 chromosome A09, Gossypium_hirsutum_v2.1, whole genome shotgun sequence genome carries:
- the LOC107889477 gene encoding F-box/kelch-repeat protein At1g15670, which codes for MVSIELSPELIPGLPEEIGLDCLIRFHYSTYRVAARVCRRWQQHLQSRELHYLRKQAGYTRKAACLVQLLNNTSDSAGSKPVGPPTYGLTVFDPVSGIWDRIDPVPKYPYGLPLFCQIASSEGKLVVMGGWDPSSYDPVRDVFIYDFTTQRWRQGKQMPETRSFFAPGGFEGRIIVAGGHDENKNALSTAWEYDVNRDEWTELARMSQERDECQGMVIGSEFWVVSGYRTDNQGGFEGSAELMDLRTGEWRRIEEAWKESQCPRSCVGVGKEQKLFYWGDCDSAIRVGACAVPLGERTLVCGSAYQGGPQGFFLVEGHGERFKRIDVPPQFSGFVQSGCSLDI